One Setaria italica strain Yugu1 chromosome I, Setaria_italica_v2.0, whole genome shotgun sequence DNA window includes the following coding sequences:
- the LOC101753142 gene encoding beta-sesquiphellandrene synthase, with protein MQGSVMTTFSLRPRQCNGSCLLASAASQRPCISWRRRQQKHTLQRQQMQQRSVATVHHDNLEVDDRLSKNPCNFQPSIWGDFFLRYSDPAASSKQQIWMAERADKMKEAVAKMIASSVAWDLHPRLQLIDALERLCLVHLFEDDINAALAQIKTANVTGCDLHTVALWFYLLRKHGYRVSPDIFVRFKDQDGSFFANNPVELLSLYNAAHLGTHGETILDEAIVFTRTHLETIFPSLEGSLAHEVKCALEIPLPRRVRIYESKYYISTYEKEATVHESVLQLAKLNSNIMQLHHQQELELITRWWKDLEIESKLPFARDRVVECYFWILGVYFEPCYSRGRIILTMVISIATIFDDMFDSYGTVEECELLTNCIERWDRKLADDLPECMKHALGKILDSYETMDNELAQEEKYRMPYLKNFTIDLVRGYNAEVKMREEGYIPRTVNEHLQVSLRTGACHLLACASFVGMDEIATKDSFDWVSTMPKIVKALCIILRLLDDLQTYEREQLHPHVASTIKSYMKEHNVSIEIARKKIEELKEETWKYFNGEWLNPDNAVPSSLLERIFNLTRTMEFIYNLDDNFTNCQNLRDTIHLLFVEPFPIS; from the exons ATGCAAGGCAGTGTGATGACCACCTTCTCCCTGAGACCAAGGCAGTGCAACGGGAGCTGCCTTCTCGCATCAGCAGCATCACAGCGGCCATGTATTTCTTGGAGGCGTCGGCAGCAGAAGCACACGCTGCAACGCCAGCAAATGCAACAGCGTTCAGTGGCAACAGTACATCATGATAATCTTGAGGTTGACGATCGCTTGAGCAAGAACCCATGCAATTTTCAACCTTCTATATGGGGAGATTTCTTCCTGCGCTATTCCGACCCAGCAGCTTCCTCCAAGCAACAG ATTTGGATGGCAGAACGAGCAGATAAAATGAAGGAAGCCGTGGCAAAGATGATAGCAAGTTCAGTTGCTTGGGACCTTCATCCGAGACTACAACTCATCGATGCATTGGAGCGCCTGTGCCTGGTTCATCTGTTCGAAGATGACATCAATGCTGCATTGGCTCAAATTAAGACTGCCAATGTTACTGGATGTGATCTTCACACGGTAGCTCTGTGGTTTTATCTGCTCCGTAAGCACGGATACAGAGTGTCTCCAG ACATATTTGTGAGGTTTAAAGATCAAGATGGAAGTTTTTTTGCGAACAATCCTGTGGAACTATTGAGTCTTTACAACGCTGCTCACCTCGGAACCCATGGAGAGACAATACTTGATGAAGCCATAGTTTTTACAAGAACGCATTTAGAGACAATATTTCCCTCTCTGGAAGGATCATTAGCACATGAAGTCAAATGTGCACTTGAGATTCCCCTCCCAAGAAGGGTCAGAATTTATGAGTCAAAGTATTATATCTCCACATATGAGAAAGAGGCTACAGTACATGAATCAGTACTGCAACTTGCAAAGCTAAACTCTAATATTATGCAATTGCATCATCAACAAGAATTGGAACTCATTACAAG ATGGTGGAAGGATCTAGAGATTGAATCAAAGCTTCCATTTGCCCGAGATAGAGTTGTTGAGTGCTATTTTTGGATATTAGGAGTATATTTCGAACCATGCTACTCACGAGGCCGGATAATATTGACAATGGTGATTTCTATTGCCACCATATTTGATGATATGTTTGATTCCTACGGAACTGTAGAAGAGTGCGAGTTACTCACCAACTGCATAGAAAG ATGGGATAGAAAATTGGCTGACGATCTCCCAGAGTGCATGAAGCATGCGCTTGGGAAAATTTTGGATAGCTATGAAACCATGGACAATGAGCTGGCGCAGGAGGAGAAATATCGCATGCCCTATCTGAAAAACTTC ACAATAGATCTGGTCAGAGGCTACAATGCCGAGGTAAAAATGCGTGAAGAAGGATACATCCCGAGAACTGTAAATGAGCACCTACAAGTTTCGTTAAGGACTGGTGCATGTCACCTGTTGGCGTGCGCTTCCTTCGTTGGAATGGACGAGATAGCAACAAAGGACTCTTTTGATTGGGTCTCTACCATGCCTAAAATCGTAAAAGCACTTTGCATAATTTTGAGACTATTGGACGATCTACAGACATATGAG CGAGAGCAATTGCACCCTCATGTTGCTTCAACCATCAAAAGCTACATGAAAGAGCACAACGTCTCAATTGAAATTGCACGCAAGAAGATAGAGGAACTGAAAGAGGAGACGTGGAAATATTTTAACGGCGAGTGGCTGAATCCTGATAATGCAGTGCCTAGTTCGCTATTGGAGAGGATATTCAATTTGACCAGGACGATGGAGTTCATCTACAACCTGGATGATAATTTCACGAACTGTCAGAACCTCAGAGATACCATCCACTTGTTGTTTGTGGAGCCCTTTCCTATCTCCTAG